Proteins from a genomic interval of Candidatus Poribacteria bacterium:
- a CDS encoding AAA family ATPase has protein sequence MRKYFIESLKITNLWGYRDIDLTFNRDVNVLIGPNGSGKTTILNLLHTILSGDLLSILKVSFEHVKIGLRSFKGNSVRTIRFDIGDEFLKLKVGPKEQRFPTNFFFHGKPIPSSLQYFHQRDNVIRNMLSKDLDSELTASVSLIWLPVNRRLPVRENEEERYTRTQDLESVDLRLEELLEELFHYHSRLNAQLSERYKAFEHQVLSIILYSKEFDRLDLTPSLPTEAEKVQLLRAFEASGLLNKQIHNRINEHFAAAEKVVKRIRENPGVFGMEDILVLPLIDRTKTMVEYARKLEEDREKIFAPLRRYEEIVNMFLSSHGETVNSFMNGTFVKVDENGNLKIDSPSSSDLNWHYLSSGEKQILILLTEALLKVDEPVVYIADEPELSLHVTWQEKLLESLVTLGGQKQIIVAMHSPDIVGKFQDKVIELV, from the coding sequence ATGCGTAAATATTTTATTGAGTCTCTTAAGATAACTAATTTATGGGGTTACCGAGACATCGATCTAACCTTTAACAGGGATGTGAATGTACTGATAGGTCCGAACGGTTCTGGCAAAACCACTATTTTGAATCTCCTCCATACTATATTATCAGGCGATCTACTCAGTATCTTAAAGGTTAGCTTTGAGCATGTAAAAATCGGACTGAGAAGTTTCAAAGGTAATTCTGTCCGCACTATTAGGTTTGATATTGGAGATGAATTTTTGAAACTCAAAGTAGGGCCGAAAGAACAAAGGTTCCCTACCAATTTTTTTTTTCACGGAAAGCCCATTCCTTCCTCTCTCCAGTATTTTCATCAAAGAGATAACGTTATCAGGAACATGCTATCAAAGGATCTTGATAGCGAATTAACTGCCTCAGTTTCTTTGATTTGGCTTCCTGTAAACCGTCGTTTACCTGTAAGAGAAAATGAAGAAGAACGATATACCAGAACACAGGATTTGGAGTCGGTCGACTTACGACTTGAGGAATTGTTAGAAGAACTCTTCCACTATCACTCTCGTTTAAACGCGCAACTTTCTGAACGTTACAAGGCATTTGAACATCAAGTCCTATCGATAATTCTTTATAGTAAAGAGTTTGATCGGCTGGATTTGACTCCTTCATTGCCAACGGAAGCGGAAAAGGTTCAATTACTTAGAGCTTTTGAAGCATCCGGGCTCTTAAACAAACAGATACACAATAGGATTAATGAGCATTTTGCTGCTGCAGAGAAAGTGGTGAAACGTATTCGCGAAAATCCTGGTGTTTTTGGAATGGAGGACATACTTGTGCTTCCGCTTATTGATCGAACGAAAACTATGGTGGAATATGCGAGGAAACTTGAAGAAGATAGAGAGAAAATCTTCGCACCTTTACGACGTTATGAAGAAATTGTTAATATGTTTTTGAGCAGTCATGGAGAAACTGTTAATTCGTTCATGAATGGTACGTTCGTTAAGGTTGATGAGAATGGTAATTTAAAAATTGACTCTCCTTCGTCTTCAGACCTAAATTGGCACTATCTCTCTTCAGGTGAAAAACAGATTCTAATTTTACTCACTGAAGCTTTACTTAAGGTTGATGAGCCAGTGGTTTATATCGCGGATGAACCGGAATTGTCACTCCACGTCACTTGGCAGGAGAAACTGTTGGAATCTCTGGTAACACTCGGCGGACAGAAACAGATAATCGTCGCCATGCACTCCCCCGATATTGTTGGCAAATTTCAGGATAAAGTGATAGAGTTGGTGTGA
- a CDS encoding glycosyltransferase family 2 protein — protein sequence MPSQKISVIIPVLNEENAIAKVITDIPKTVRTLDGKTEAAVQEIIVVDNGCTDNTAAIASRNGARVITEPRRGYGSACLAGIAAVTTTEPDIVVFLDGDYSDYPTDMPQLLHPILEGNTAFVVGARSADSARDVLLPQARFGNWLACFLIKCLYGVRYTDLGPFRAIRYPQLLALNMQDKTFGWTVEMQLKAAKQGIPVCEIPVRYRKRIGVSKITGTFTGTLKAGYKILTTLIYHRFLA from the coding sequence ATGCCATCACAAAAGATTTCGGTCATCATTCCAGTCCTCAATGAGGAAAACGCCATTGCCAAAGTCATCACCGATATTCCAAAGACCGTACGGACTCTTGACGGAAAAACCGAAGCCGCAGTCCAAGAAATTATCGTTGTTGACAACGGCTGCACGGACAACACCGCCGCAATCGCAAGCCGAAACGGGGCAAGGGTCATAACAGAACCCCGACGCGGATATGGATCCGCTTGTCTCGCCGGAATTGCTGCGGTCACGACGACCGAGCCGGATATCGTCGTTTTTCTTGATGGCGACTATAGCGACTATCCGACAGACATGCCGCAGCTCCTCCACCCGATACTTGAAGGCAACACCGCCTTTGTCGTTGGAGCGAGAAGCGCGGACAGCGCACGTGATGTGTTGTTACCCCAAGCGCGGTTCGGCAATTGGCTTGCCTGTTTCTTGATAAAGTGCCTCTACGGCGTGCGTTATACAGATTTAGGACCCTTTCGAGCGATCCGGTACCCGCAGCTTCTCGCTTTGAACATGCAGGACAAAACCTTCGGATGGACGGTCGAGATGCAACTCAAAGCCGCGAAACAGGGAATCCCTGTGTGTGAAATTCCGGTTCGCTATCGCAAGCGAATTGGGGTCTCTAAAATCACTGGCACCTTCACTGGTACTCTCAAAGCGGGTTACAAAATCCTCACAACCCTTATCTACCACCGTTTTTTGGCATAG
- a CDS encoding MoxR family ATPase, whose translation MPATEEVQAIEELMKSQELILEQLKKVIVGQEDVINQMLMALFAGGHCLLEGVPGLAKTLMIRTLADILNLKFKRIQFTPDLMPADITGTDVLEEDRKTGHRTIRFIQGPIFANILLADEINRTPPKTQAALLEAMQEHHVTAGGNEFHLEQPFFVLATQNPIEQEGTYPLPEAQLDRFMFKIVIDYPTESEETDIVSATTGAEEPELETALSGEAIVALHKIVRRVPAADNVVQYAVKIARATRPKEEDVPDFIQQWVRWGAGPRAGQYLILGAKARAILRGRYNASCEDVKSVAPAVLRHRVLTNFHAEAEGIDSDTVIQRLLDTVQEPAARL comes from the coding sequence ATGCCAGCAACAGAAGAAGTTCAAGCAATAGAAGAGTTGATGAAAAGCCAAGAGCTGATTTTAGAGCAACTCAAAAAGGTAATCGTTGGGCAAGAGGACGTTATCAATCAGATGTTGATGGCACTTTTTGCTGGAGGACACTGCTTATTAGAGGGTGTCCCAGGGCTTGCCAAAACCCTCATGATTAGAACTTTGGCAGACATTCTGAATCTCAAATTCAAGCGAATCCAGTTCACCCCCGACCTAATGCCAGCCGACATCACAGGAACCGATGTCCTCGAAGAAGACCGGAAAACTGGACATCGCACGATCCGATTTATTCAGGGACCCATCTTCGCGAACATCCTCCTCGCGGATGAAATCAATCGGACACCGCCGAAGACACAAGCCGCACTCTTAGAGGCGATGCAGGAACACCACGTCACCGCCGGTGGGAACGAATTCCATCTGGAACAACCCTTCTTTGTGCTTGCCACGCAAAACCCGATCGAGCAGGAGGGAACATACCCACTTCCAGAAGCGCAGTTAGACCGGTTCATGTTCAAAATCGTCATAGATTACCCGACAGAATCAGAGGAGACGGACATCGTTTCAGCAACAACTGGCGCAGAGGAACCTGAACTCGAAACAGCACTCTCCGGTGAGGCGATCGTGGCACTCCATAAAATTGTTAGGCGTGTGCCTGCCGCCGACAACGTCGTGCAATACGCCGTGAAAATTGCGCGCGCAACCCGTCCAAAAGAGGAGGACGTTCCCGATTTCATCCAGCAATGGGTCCGATGGGGCGCGGGACCGCGTGCCGGGCAGTATCTCATCTTAGGCGCGAAAGCGCGAGCGATCCTACGAGGTCGTTACAACGCTTCTTGTGAAGACGTGAAATCTGTCGCACCTGCGGTGCTACGCCATCGCGTCTTAACCAATTTCCATGCCGAAGCTGAAGGTATTGACTCCGACACCGTCATCCAACGTCTACTCGACACAGTGCAGGAACCCGCTGCAAGGTTGTAG